The Vespula pensylvanica isolate Volc-1 chromosome 3, ASM1446617v1, whole genome shotgun sequence nucleotide sequence GGCTAGTGTTTTCATTAACAACAAAAGGTcagatttttttctcatatgcGTACACTTTCATTCTCTgcatagaaaaattaattgtattattactattatatgaGTGTGTATCGTAcgtgtgcatgtatatgtgtacgtataatgGATGTACGTGTACATCAATGAGTACGTCAAGTGCGTTAATCATTTagtaaatgaaacaaaaaaaaaagaagaagaagtatttACATAGTGcgtattttcattcgttattacAATATCAATTATCTTCGGTTAACGAATACGATGTTAATTATAACTGTACTAACTTTTGTATTTACATGTAAAATCAGATATACACAGATGTATGTACAGAAAGAGTGcattaaaattttagaaaatatactaTACGACCACTACTTGCACattgattaaaaaacaatcaagtgacaaaaatattattaaagtctCGTGCATGCTTTTCAAACGATTACGTATACTTGCCTTCGAAGAGCCTTTGGTGTATCATGTGCGATGAAAGCTTTGTCATCGTTAAAAGCTGGTTCGTAGATCTTTACCGATCGTTCGCAACGTGGACCAGTCTTTCCGTACGGGCAGTAACAATCAAAACCAGCCTCCTTCTCCACGCACTTTCCTTCTCCGCAGGCGCCTGTAAAAAGTTCGTGTCGTGTACGTGCTCGCGCGTATTTTGTCCCGTTATGCACGCACTATTTGAATACACACATTCTGCACGTCGCGTTTTCGTTACGTTCTACGAAGTTTATAACGCATAATTTTTACCTGGATAGCAAGATTGTCCGACAAAGTTACAATGTTTCCCATTAAATCCAGCTCTACATAAACACATATAACCGTTCTTTGTAGCTGCCTCCTGGCAAACTCCACCATTATTGCATGGATTTTCGGCGCACGTTTCGCAAGTCGTTATCCCTACGTTACCCGTTTGATCTCCGATTAAATCAATTTCCTTTTCACCAATGACTAGTCTGCTGATACAACCAATGAATCCGATATTCGAAACAGCCTCTTTGATAACAATACTGTGATTTGGAACTCCACCGATATAAAGTGGACCCTTAAGATCTAATCCTTGTCTTCGACCAGCCGATACTCCTCTGTACGGTCCTTGACCATCGACTAGCATCGTTACTTCCTTTCTAACACGttgaattttaatcgtatGCCATTGACCCAAAGTAACCGATTTATCCGCCAATATAACAGCTGATCCAGAACCAAGGTCAAATCTAGCagtttataacaattatacatattacacatatattttcacACGTGCGTAGATATAATAcgtaacgaaaaataatatgtacttGAATTGTGGATATCCTCCTACTAGGGATAGAAGAATGAAATCCCCATTACCGTGATTCGATTCGGCATTGTATAAGATAATGCCGTCATAATTCTCCGGTTTGAAAGATATCTCAATATTGAACTTGAGATATGAATCAGGTAATGGAGGCAAAGCTATGTAACTCTCTGGCGCTTGACTGAAGTTAGGTACGACTCCCGTTACGACGAGCACGGTCGGTACTTCTAAATTTACTTTATCGTTGTTTGCTATACAAATGTATGTTCCTGCATCTTCGGCTTTGACATTTTTCAGTTTCAATGTATTCTGTTAAGAGCGtcgaaagggaaaataaatattcataaatccTATTAAAGTTACGCCGGAATACTTTCGTTGTACCTGGTAAGTTTCTGTGTCCAGAGATAACAATCCACCAAGTTTGTTCCATTGGAATTTAACAGGTGGTTCAAGATCAACGTGACAATCCATTTCAATACTAGATCCGTAAGGTGCCAACTTCGTTTCAATTGCTGGCCCATCGTTATGTCCACCTAGATAAAGATATGAAAAGACGATAACTCGgcatagaaatattttgtagCCGCTATTCATTGTTCCTATCATATTTATACTTACAAAGAATGCAACGGATGgcattgataaaataaacacGTTATATTCGCACACATTAGTTACATATGGACAATTGAATTTACagtaaatgaaatatcataaatcgatgaaaaatgtttgatatttACCATGTACAATGAGATTGAAATCTTCCTCAAAGATGCCTTGCGGAGTCATTACTGTACATTTGTAGGTACCGCTATCGCTGACGGCTACGTTGGACAATCTAAGAATATTTTCGTACGTTTGAGCATTCGCTGGTAAATCCGGATGGTTCGGTCTGGACCATCGATAGTGCGGACTAGGAATACCCGAACACGCGCAACGTATGTCAACCGTATCTCCGATATTTACAGGATCTTGAGATGCCTCGATGGTAAGTGCAGGTGCAACGGCAGCTGAAATTTAACAGTCGCTATTACTCAAGCTGTATAATTTCTCccgtaaatatttacatacagattagtattttcaattttttttcggaGCTTCAACGTTCGTGAAAGAAATTGTACATTTTACCGTTGTAacgtaaatgtaaaatttctttttaaaaggtCAACTTCGTCAATGTTAAAACTTAAACATCTAAAACAAGGCGAGCGATTCTTACGCACaaggaaaaaatttgattCGAGACCGATCGTTTGACAGGATATCTGGCATTTCATCCAATTTAATAATCCTTTCGATAGTATTACactaaagtaaaaataatgtatattacgCATAGTATCGTACATGCAAGTAACATGCGTCAACGGCCGCGGTATTATCTCTAACTAGGTAGGAAGGGTCAAGGGAGGAGTTGGACGAAATTTGGTACGTCGTATGGAAAGTAATCCAACGATGTTGTCTACGTCGGCTCGAAACATAAATGACATATATAAGATGTTTAGGAATGGGGATAATAAAATGTTGACGATCgaatagatcgatcgaataagaaTAGGCAACACAAAGAATagtgctaaaaaaaaaagataagacaaaaatataatctatactACGAGACGTCACACGACACACAAATCTCAAAACAAACCGCGTCGTCTTTGAAGAAATTGGCGATATTGCGGGATGCGGCAGAAGCGTTCGTCAGTACCATCGTTGCATTGAGCATAGCCGTCGCAAAAGTAATCCAAATGAATGCATTGTTGACTGTAGCACTTATACTCCCCGGGTCTGCACTGCGATCGGTACACTGGCATGCAATCCGCAAGCAAATTAACTACTAAATCATATAACGCGAGCTTTGTAAAAATCTAATTTGAAGAAGTCCTTCATTGAAACCATTATTgcaatgatctttttttttatgataaatatttcactACTGATACCATTTCTAATATGACAAGCTGCATGACAGAttttgaaaaacaaacaaaaaaacaaagaaaagtaacCGCGCCTCGTAATATATCGTTACTCGAGTAGTTCtcgtcgaacgaacgaaaaagaattttcattgtttGGCTGAAACGTCACGTTGGAAAATGTTTGAACGATCTCGTATCGACGAATGTCGAGAgattgttagaaaaagaaagaagaaaaaaagaataataaaacaaaggcagcgatgtaataaattaacaatgttattaaaaaagtaattaaaaaagctgaaaagagagaaagaaagaaagaaagaaagagaagagaaaaaaagatccaaGTTTGTAGGAATCAGATTCTttgagagaaatatttaagatcGATCTACGTCAGCGGTATTAGACGATACTTGTTAATGAGATTGAGCATAAATTACGATAATACTTTATAAAGTTTAACTGAAGTGGCaagcatatgtatgtaccaaTGCACTACTTACGTATCACATTCAAATTAATGTAATCACTGGAAACTCCATGGGAGTTACGAATTTGACAAATATATCTTCCACTGTCTTCTGGTTTGACTTGCGTTAATTCTAAATAGTCTTCGCCAATTCGACCGTGTAAAGGCAAAAATTGACCCTCTCTACTCCATTCTATCACGGCGTGTTCCCTGATCTCGCAACGCAAACGTACAGAATTACCTGGATACGTCGTAATGTCTCTTTGGGTGGCGCGAATGCTCGTGTCGTCGTAAGAATGTTCTGAGAAAAGGTAATACGGTGAATAATGGTATCCGAGTGAGATCCATCGGAACGAATTCGATACGCGTTTATCGAGATCGAAAAAGATGACGAACCGTTAACTATGACTTCCGCTACCGCCTCTGCCGTGCCCGCCTCGTTCGTGGCCTTGCAAACGTACTTTCCAGCATCCGAATACGTTATACCGTGGAATTGCAAAACGCCATTATCATTAGATACGGAATACGGAAGTGGCCGTCCTATAGCTTCCCATTGAATGTGAAGAGGCTCGTCGCCGGTCGCGGTGCACGTTATAGAAGGATTTTTACCAGGTCCAACGGTTTGACGGGTTGGATTAAGCTCGATCCTAGGTGGAgctgaaaaaggagaaagaagaaatatcagaTATTCCTCTAACGCGGATAATTTTTCGCTTCCTTTACAATCGCACTTCTCGGAATACCCACATATGATTTCCAGATGAGATTTAGCTTTGAAAATGACCGTGCCGGCAGGATTTAAGCCAAGACAGATGTATTCCCCTGCGGCATTTTTGTCGACCGTCGGAATGCTTAAAACGCCATTATGAACGGTACTGCCCTTCGGTAAGGCACGATGATCGCTCCTCTTCCAATCAAGATAAATCTGATCGCCATCTGGGGCAATCACCTGACAGCGCATTTCCACTTTACCGCTATTGGGAATTCTTAAAAAGTCTTCGGGAATCAATACGCCACCTTGATAAGGATATCTCTAAAATTACAACAACGTACGTCGTGATGATATACGGCTACGATAACTGGGGAAAAATTAgcaagaaaagatgaaaaaaagtgaTAAGCGTACGGGATCCTGAGTCGGCGGACGTCTGTTGTCGTTGTCACAAGTCATATCGCCTCGACAAGGCGTAGAGTCGATATCGTTGTCCTCGATGCGTATTTGGACACGGTCCTCTACTATGCCTACCGAGTTCGATGCTTGACAGGAGTAGGAACCTTCGTCGTCGGAGGACACCGAGAATATTTCGTATACCGCGCTTAACGGCGTCGCAGCTGTTTTGCTGTACGCATCGCTGTAAATGTAAGCAACGATTTCGCAAAAAAGACGActctttgaaagaaagatattcttCTTCGAAGAAGCGTAACTTACTACGTGGCCAATCCATTGACATGTTTACTCCAGGCAACGTTTGGCTGTGGATGGCCTACAGCGCTGCAAGTCAATCGCACCCTGTCTCCAAGTTTCACTTGCAAAATACCCGTCCTTGGCTCGATCGTAATAACAGGTATCGACTGTACTTCGATATGGGCTATCTCGGACGCGGAACCAACTTCGTTCGTGGCCGAGCACACGTAAGAACCACCGTCGTTTATCGTGATATTAGAGAGTCTCAATAATCCGCCAGGAAGTTGTTCGATGTTCGGAGCAAACGATCTGCCGTCTTGACGAGACCAATGGATCTCGGGAAGTGGAAGACCGGCTATGGCGCGACATTGCAAATCGGCAGAACCACCAAGGGTGACGGGCTGGATGTCTTTCGGATATAATTCGAGGACCGGAACTTCACGAGCTGCGAATTTGCGAATAAAAGTgtattcattcgttcgaaagCCGCCGTCTGCCGTGAGACGACGGCAAGGAACGATTtacaaatatgaaatttatgcCTTACGTTCGACCTCGACGATGGCACTAGCTTCGTAGCTGCCTATAGGACTACTGACACGACAAATATATACGCCTCGGTCAGAAACTTGCGCATTAATAATTCTGAGTGTATCTCCGACTTGTTGGACGTTCGAATTCATCGTTTCCGaaaatttattccatttcACTTGCAGACCCGCCTCTCCGCTCGTAACGCAACGTATCTCGGTCGACGTTCCTTGAGATATTATTTGTCTTTCAGGTTTGACTTTAACCGTCGGAGGATCTCTTCGTGGGATTATCGTTATTCTAGCGGTAGAATTCGTTTCCGTTCCTTTGTAACTGACAGCGATGCAGACGTATAAGCCGGAATCGTTGATCGTTGGATTATTGATTGTCAGAATGCCATCGCGCTGGGTCGCGGAGTAAGGTAGAGGCAAGCCGTCCGATCGAGTCCACGTTAGATTAGCACTTTGCGACGGGGTGCAGGTAAGCCTGACGACGTCTCCGATGGAGCCGATCCATTCGGCGGGTGTTATGATCGGAGCCAAGCCGGTAGCCGGAGGCCCTTCCGGATTTTCTGTGGATACGCGCGAATGTAGTCCCGTCTATCTACGTTATGTCTATACCGTTTACGATCATGGATACCTCTAACGTATAGAATCGTTGTTTTTTCCTCCACTCCGACGTTATTCTTAGCGATGCATTTGTATTCGGCTGCGTCGTTTCTCGAGGCAGCCGGGAGCCTCCAAACGCCGTTATGGAAGGAAGACTCCGAGCTGATGCTTCCATGAAGTCGAATCCATTCTACTTGCGGAGGAGGATTACCGTTGGCGTCGCAATGAAATTCTACCGGTTCTCCTTCCTTGACTTCGAGGTAAGGCGGCATGATTACGACTCGAGGTTTTACCGGATTCGCTCCTGAAATCGAATGCAACTGTCAACCTTGTCGTTAACCGTTTTTTACCTGGTATCGAGATATACCTGGTATCTCTAACAAACTTTTGGGAAAAGCTGCGTCCGTAAGAGACATTACCGATTTATTGCGTATATCGATCTACTTGTACTAATGTTATAACGTTAAAAACCTCTCGTTCGTACCTCCAACGGTAAGAGTGACTTTTTTGATTCCAATGTTTATTCCGTCGCTAACTTGACAAACGTATATACCGCTGTCGGACACTTTGACGTCTCTAATGATCAAGACTCCGTGAGAATCGTCTATGCTTCTACCGGATGGTAACTGACCGCCTTCCTTCTCCCAACGAATGTACAAAGAACCCTGTGTGACGTACAAGCGTGCGAGTAAGATTCATCGGGAACGATTCGAAGTAGAAGACTTACGTTGTCGAGCGATCTACCGCTGCAATGGTATCTGACGGTATTTCCAGTGTGCACGATTTGGAATTCTGGTTCTTGCACGAAAACGACGATCCTTGGTGGGGTAATAGTCGGTGTCGGAGGAGGAATCGTTGGAGGATATTCGACTAAAAAAGAATGTCAACGCGAAAATAGTTGCGATCTCGTACACGTAAATATAATCTGCTTGAAAACTCGTCTCTCCACTCTCGTGCATTTTTACACGACCGATCAAAGGAGCGAGACACTCGAACTCTCTCGTAATCCGGTCTACGCAACGGGCTACTTACCAACGTCTTGACAATTTTGTCCTGCGTATCCTGGCAAGCAATTACACTTGACGTGTCCGGACCTATTGATCTCGCAGTTTTCTTCGTTGTTGTTGCACGGACAGGGATTGCAAGAGCCAAGAACGCTAAAAGCTCTGTCACTGGTATCTCTGTAATATCCACGGGCGCAAGTTTCGCAAGACGTTCCGACGTAACCAGCTGGACAACGACACGCTTCGACTTGAGTCGCTCTTCTGTGTCCGGTGAAGTTTTCTACCGCCGTGTCGAGACTAATGTCGCTGATGTAAGTCGCCGTCATTTTTTCACTGTGAGAAGCTCGTACCAGAATAGCTTCGATATTGGAAAGAACCGTCATCATGTCCGTACGAGAAGCACTGCGTGGTCCCGCCGTCGTCAATCGTTTCCACTCCGATTCTCTCAGTGGGACGGAGTAGGTCTGAAACGAAAGTCGAACTGTGTATTCGAAATATCTCTCCCCACCGTCCCCTCCGCCTTCTTTCGTACGAACCAGCGGTATGTCCGGTAAAACGTCTGTTGGATTAGTCCAGAACAACGTGATGCCGTTTCCAACGAGTAAAATGTCTTGATCTTTGTAGCTTTGTGCGCCGGGCTGCGCAGTGATGTGCTGAGTCAAAGTCAAACTGCCGGCGTAGCTTTTTACTTGATTACCGGTGAAAGCGGATGGCAAAGACCAAAACAGTCTGCGACTACGGTTGTCGGGATAGCGATATCCAATTTCGTTCATAGCAACGTTCAAGTCGAAGCCGTCGTCTATAACGTCTTGTCTCGTGctaatttgaaaagaattaaGTAAATGTTTGCGTCAAGTCGTCGCTCTTACCGTAGGTTATACTCGTTATAGGTAGATCGTTGTCGTCGATCGCAAAAGCATTAAACGCGATGAACTTACTCGTCGGTAAGGGTAAATCCATGATGGGAATCGTAAACCCATATCGGAATCTGTTGAACGTAGAGCGAACTTTCGTGACATTGTTTGGTCACGCCGCTGCAGTAACACTCGTTACAACCGTCCGTATTTTCAGCGGACAATCCAAAGGTAGACGGACGACATCTGTTGCATTCCGGTCCCTCGACGTTCCTCTTGCACTCGCAGCGACCGCCGAAACACGAAGCGCTACGAGATCCAGCTTCGTTGCAGGTGCACTGTACGGGATCGGTTCTGCGCGTACAATCGTTGGCGGTACCACGAGTCGCGTCTCCTTCGTATCCGGGTTCGCATCTTTCGCAGTATTCCCCGGTAGTGTGATCGGCACAATTCTTAGAAAGATTAGATCAGAATCGTTGGTACATCAAATTGATGCGAAACGCGATACGACACGATCGATGAACGTCTTTCATTTACCTCGCACAGTCCGCTCTCGGGATCGCACTGACTCGAGTGCCCGTTGCAATTACAAGGCTCGCAAATTCCAAGATACAGGCCTTCCATGGCCCTCGTATATCCAACGTCGCAGTCCTCGCACGAGAGTCCCTTGTATCCGACGGGACAACCGCATTCCTCGACTTCGACCGCCCTTGCCTTTCCAGTGTTATGCTTCTCCGCCGTATCGAGGGAAACCGAGGAGAGCCTGAAAGGAGAAAATCTCTTTCGTAGGGCTTTCGCAAAAGGCAGGgacgaaagaggagagagtTTTCGACTTACGCCGTCTCGTCGGTGTGGGTCGTGTAAGTGGCCTTGATCTTGATAGCTCGTACGTCCGCCAGTGCCATTAAAAGATGTTCCCTGTCGGCGGTGGTTCCGTCGGCACGTTGCCAATATTGCTCGAGCAACGGAACGGTGAACGATTGTTGAGAATTAGGCTCGGGAGATTCTCGCGAGTAATAGAGCAATTTAATGTCGTTGGCCTGTGTCGAAGCAGAGGATCGCGTATTAGCGAGAGCACGTACGTCCAACGAATATATAGATCCAAGGCTAAGAACAAAGGATCGATCCTCGAATCGATCCCTTACTTACGCTGATCAATTCGACGTCGGCGGCGTTGTTTCTCGAACTTTGACCACCGGGCGATGGGACGTATCGGACCGTGTATTTGAGATGACCACCGTACGACGTTATCTGATCGCCGAGGAATATATTCGGCAGTTGCCAATAATAGACGTCGTTGTTACCGCGATTATGAAAGTCGTTGTAGACTATTTCGCGATTGATCGTGTCGAGGCGAATGCCATCCGATATCGGTGGTGCGTCGGGTGTTTTCGACTCGGTCAGCGTGAAACCTCGCAAGGAATTCGTGAACGACACGTGAATCtgaagagaggagaaacgaaagatcgtAGATCGTAGACGAGGATCGCGTCAGGCGATACGTAACGACTTCGTAATTAAACTCGTTCTCATTACCTCGTTTCTGTACCAATTGGACGAGACGCACTTGTTCGTAATACCCATGCAAAAGCAACTTATGCATCCGAATTGATTCCTAAAGCCCAGGTTGAATGTATTTGCCTTGCATTGGTTGCACGTCAGGCCCGTTGCGTATAGCTAAACAGAGTACACGCGAGGACGTTAAACGTCGCGTTACTGCTTCGCCGTACGACCGACCGAGCGCGTCTTCGGCTCGGTCCGTCTTCGTTGAGAATAAAAACGGACGATTTCTCGTGGCAAATTGGACGAAGTACTTACGTTTTTCGTACCGACGAGgatcgagaaaaatcgaacGCATTAAGAATAAATACAGACGATGAATATCGAGGACGGGCGAATGAGCTAAAGAGGAGTCTTCGaaggaaacgatcgaaataaatgcGATACCTTGCAACGACACTTTCCGGTATAGGGGTCGGCGTTCGGAGTGAGGCTACCATCGGGATCGCATTGTTGAACGGGTACGCACATGTCGCCGGGAATGAGAGGATTTCCTTGATAGCCGATGGCACATTGTTCGCATCTACGACCGACGTATCCAGCCGGACAGTCGCACGTAGGCTCGCCGTCCGATCCGAGATGACAGGTCCGAGTGAATCTGAATGATCGGTCACAGAACGTTATCGATATCGTCGCGACGCGGTCGCGGATTCGAGATCGTGAAAAAAGATCGTCTCCTTACTGGTTCGACGGATTGGTCAGAGGACACGGACAAAGCTGGCAAGGTATGTTCCTCGAAGGATCTCCGTAGTAGCCCGGGGCGCAGGGTGGATCGTCTCGGTAACATTGTCCAAGCCACGGTCCGCTCTCGCGCCTGAGGAATCCCGGTGCACAGTTCTCGCACGAAAGCCCGGTGTATCCTTGCGACAATTAATGCAGACGGTTAACGATCGTGCGTTGCGTTCGCTCGAGGGGACGTCGTTTAccgacgtacgtacgtaccggTAGGGCACTGGCACTCCTCCACGAAGGACGCGGATCCCAATCCGGTATTGCGCGCGTCGGCGGTGTCCATTACGATGTCGGTGATGCGTACGTCCAACTGCGGGGAATCTTCGTACTTCGCTCTGAACGAGAGGAAGGAATCGAGCGTAAGAAAGATTCGAGCGGATCGCGAAGGATAAGATCAAAGGATCGAAAGgatcttctcctttcttacGTACTTGATGAGAATATTGTCGACGTTAGCCAGCGTCATCATTATTTCTTCCCTAGATGCGAGCACCTCGCTGTTACCTTGACGCTTGTACCACTCGCCGTAGAAAAATCTAACGGTTTCTTTCGTCTCGTAGTCGGGCGGTATGTGATGGCCTTTGTGAACGAGCACGTACTTGTTGCCGGTAAGAATGACCGAGGGCGCGTCGTTCGGCGCACCGTTGCCGTTGTAATGGATCGTATAAGTCAAATAACCGCCGTAAGACTTCAATTGGCTGCCGTGATAGTTCTCGGACAGGGCGTAATACGGTATCCTGTGCGTACTCATCTCGTTGCTGAAGGATTCGAGCAATTGAATGCCATCGCGGCCGATCGGTCGAACCTCGGATATTTGATCCTTGATGTCGCCGAACAAACGTATCTCCGATTCCGTTTGTACCGATACGATTTTGTGACTTTCGAACGGCGGCGGGATCTGATAAGTGAACAGA carries:
- the LOC122627787 gene encoding basement membrane-specific heparan sulfate proteoglycan core protein isoform X3: MKRNRVLLRSALLFLLIGADLLVSASENDDLVFDQDGKQSSLEIPLIEKHEERSIFHRIKRSFFSFFDPFVSTPVATNTSAATIDNGTGGSATGTTTVSSPTHLRGNEGTVRLVDDKNNTDVSKPRKGGPNLERLIRNSQEEYVDDKQQENEIGEAAEGRRQSQNYVNSDDEDLVASGEIEGSATDSDVSQPVTEGQKIEGKARLYRITLTVGEPYRREYADRNSREYKELSGNLTQALEELYARRIPNYDHMANVIKVSPTSDAFTSQVTLDIGSTFTDELEIRDILEKQLQYHSLGSIQVGPEGFTFRHFLVEKENVLPECDQSSELTCRNGACVPLDSRCDGTEQCEDGSDELDCHSTLRPTTTHVSESEEERWSLPTEITGDVEEPTETAVARAKGEEEDSTLRAASNKCRADDVVRCQDGSRYICSVQRCDGVPDCEDGADEVGCPHSGCKFGEFACDVRRCILESQRCNFVEDCQDGSDEHDCNYPACTSNQFKCRNGECIDGSKHCDGVLDCRDRSDEYGCPCREYQFECSAGYCVDLSRRCDGYIDCFGGKDEENCIGTTRCREGEFECASGTCVSKMARCNGRNDCDDRSDEYNCTVTTCSSDQFRCIDGICLSIDKRCNGVADCRNGEDENQCGCGDADFRCTDGRCIGYELQCNGVNECSDGSDERDCGLAPCPSMDFTCGDGSCIPKSSVCDGFDDCPRAEDELNCDQECTPTQFKCLTGNKCIEGIYRCDGHPDCPDRSDEDCANETITHTSPPTNRTWPGWANEKTRECDPNREMRCDDGKCVLLKRKCDNIFDCLDGSDERGCGICTPAEWKCASGECLPENERCDGLRNCVDGSDESGCVTECPPGNFRCNDGLCLDSKKRCDGRSHCLDGSDEINCQCPVGNRACDNGVCIDERFFCDKSYDCLDHSDERDCDDEATSEKGYPKEEECRADEFACNDGTCIPRALVCDGQSDCPQSTDEFDCYPHGCGQDQFQCRTGDCIRNDQRCDGRIDCEDGSDEPSECDATTLEPEGPGARPMPGRCPAGQFQCVLDKACVPHSSVCNGVPECRDASDENNCDYTIEEECSLDEWRCENGGCIYLHQRCNQLVDCTFDESDELGCNYTLGRENNGTCEPHEWRCNNGQCIPLSRRCDKRVDCLTDTSDEFDCSYDPRPTGGSTELNLKTYPSEQVIKESREVVFQCRDEGPLRARVHWLRDNDLPLPPASRDLNGRLEIPNIQLDHAGTYICEAVGYPPSTPGSRLSVNLTVEKFEEPATRPPQVCQYDQATCSNGDCIPKSYVCDGKFDCTDGSDEMRCSPHGCEPNEFRCNNKQCVSKLWRCDGERDCADNSDEEDCAPAPPGSPCRYHEFACASYNQCIPKIYHCDRERDCLDGSDELGCSPVYIVKPPPPMVVLEPGDLMVLTCTAIGVPIPEINWRLNWGHIHSKCSTTSVNGTGTLTCPDIQPEDSGAYSCEALNVVGFVIAQPDAILVVKGPKGICPKGTFNAEARSVDECISCFCFGVATECRSANLFTYQIPPPFESHKIVSVQTESEIRLFGDIKDQISEVRPIGRDGIQLLESFSNEMSTHRIPYYALSENYHGSQLKSYGGYLTYTIHYNGNGAPNDAPSVILTGNKYVLVHKGHHIPPDYETKETVRFFYGEWYKRQGNSEVLASREEIMMTLANVDNILIKAKYEDSPQLDVRITDIVMDTADARNTGLGSASFVEECQCPTGYTGLSCENCAPGFLRRESGPWLGQCYRDDPPCAPGYYGDPSRNIPCQLCPCPLTNPSNQFTRTCHLGSDGEPTCDCPAGYVGRRCEQCAIGYQGNPLIPGDMCVPVQQCDPDGSLTPNADPYTGKCRCKLYATGLTCNQCKANTFNLGFRNQFGCISCFCMGITNKCVSSNWYRNEIHVSFTNSLRGFTLTESKTPDAPPISDGIRLDTINREIVYNDFHNRGNNDVYYWQLPNIFLGDQITSYGGHLKYTVRYVPSPGGQSSRNNAADVELISANDIKLLYYSRESPEPNSQQSFTVPLLEQYWQRADGTTADREHLLMALADVRAIKIKATYTTHTDETALSSVSLDTAEKHNTGKARAVEVEECGCPVGYKGLSCEDCDVGYTRAMEGLYLGICEPCNCNGHSSQCDPESGLCENCADHTTGEYCERCEPGYEGDATRGTANDCTRRTDPVQCTCNEAGSRSASCFGGRCECKRNVEGPECNRCRPSTFGLSAENTDGCNECYCSGVTKQCHESSLYVQQIPIWVYDSHHGFTLTDDTRQDVIDDGFDLNVAMNEIGYRYPDNRSRRLFWSLPSAFTGNQVKSYAGSLTLTQHITAQPGAQSYKDQDILLVGNGITLFWTNPTDVLPDIPLTYSVPLRESEWKRLTTAGPRSASRTDMMTVLSNIEAILVRASHSEKMTATYISDISLDTAVENFTGHRRATQVEACRCPAGYVGTSCETCARGYYRDTSDRAFSVLGSCNPCPCNNNEENCEINRSGHVKCNCLPGYAGQNCQDVVEYPPTIPPPTPTITPPRIVVFVQEPEFQIVHTGNTVRYHCSGRSLDNGSLYIRWEKEGGQLPSGRSIDDSHGVLIIRDVKVSDSGIYVCQVSDGINIGIKKVTLTVGAFPKSLLEIPGANPVKPRVVIMPPYLEVKEGEPVEFHCDANGNPPPQVEWIRLHGSISSESSFHNGVWRLPAASRNDAAEYKCIAKNNVGVEEKTTILYVRENPEGPPATGLAPIITPAEWIGSIGDVVRLTCTPSQSANLTWTRSDGLPLPYSATQRDGILTINNPTINDSGLYVCIAVSYKGTETNSTARITIIPRRDPPTVKVKPERQIISQGTSTEIRCVTSGEAGLQVKWNKFSETMNSNVQQVGDTLRIINAQVSDRGVYICRVSSPIGSYEASAIVEVEPREVPVLELYPKDIQPVTLGGSADLQCRAIAGLPLPEIHWSRQDGRSFAPNIEQLPGGLLRLSNITINDGGSYVCSATNEVGSASEIAHIEVQSIPVITIEPRTGILQVKLGDRVRLTCSAVGHPQPNVAWSKHVNGLATYDAYSKTAATPLSAVYEIFSVSSDDEGSYSCQASNSVGIVEDRVQIRIEDNDIDSTPCRGDMTCDNDNRRPPTQDPRYPYQGGVLIPEDFLRIPNSGKVEMRCQVIAPDGDQIYLDWKRSDHRALPKGSTVHNGVLSIPTVDKNAAGEYICLGLNPAGTVIFKAKSHLEIISPPRIELNPTRQTVGPGKNPSITCTATGDEPLHIQWEAIGRPLPYSVSNDNGVLQFHGITYSDAGKYVCKATNEAGTAEAVAEVIVNEHSYDDTSIRATQRDITTYPGNSVRLRCEIREHAVIEWSREGQFLPLHGRIGEDYLELTQVKPEDSGRYICQIRNSHGVSSDYINLNVILVNLLADCMPVYRSQCRPGEYKCYSQQCIHLDYFCDGYAQCNDGTDERFCRIPQYRQFLQRRRAAVAPALTIEASQDPVNIGDTVDIRCACSGIPSPHYRWSRPNHPDLPANAQTYENILRLSNVAVSDSGTYKCTVMTPQGIFEEDFNLIVHGGHNDGPAIETKLAPYGSSIEMDCHVDLEPPVKFQWNKLGGLLSLDTETYQNTLKLKNVKAEDAGTYICIANNDKVNLEVPTVLVVTGVVPNFSQAPESYIALPPLPDSYLKFNIEISFKPENYDGIILYNAESNHGNGDFILLSLVGGYPQFKFDLGSGSAVILADKSVTLGQWHTIKIQRVRKEVTMLVDGQGPYRGVSAGRRQGLDLKGPLYIGGVPNHSIVIKEAVSNIGFIGCISRLVIGEKEIDLIGDQTGNVGITTCETCAENPCNNGGVCQEAATKNGYMCLCRAGFNGKHCNFVGQSCYPGACGEGKCVEKEAGFDCYCPYGKTGPRCERSVKIYEPAFNDDKAFIAHDTPKALRRLKIAMNFNPTDEGDGILIYCSQSEEGLGDFAALIIKNKHVEFRYDIGSGMATLRSNYIVQPGTWTYVTINRDFKEAKLSVNGEPFIEARSPGGARTMTLNTPLYIGGVDRRKITLNKNLNVDRNFHGCISELEVASVSLEILKSATDMANIEDCSMLHPNQTIPRTTLITPPPTNPPTTLYDPCASSPCIHGFCQSLDSREYSCTCEYGYAGRNCENVLKQCEVYAPCRNGGTCTDLHGSYKCDCRLGFNGQTCEKLADITYDIAFKGDGWLELERSVMTHEEEREVLGFEISTNKTNGLIMWHGQTPNDLNPDDYISLAVVDGYVEYQYNLGSGPAVIRVTAQRVDDGERHRIILKRQGSDGSIELNGEHTESGLSDGLQQILNTRGSVYLGGVPDYAMTYGRYHEGFSGCIYTLEVQDSGAIDIGEKAIRGKNVSPCTRVRWIPSSLVFTDADADIFDAFVPPPPVNIIHPKPAANVATCNIKSYLLLIVLQHLIALKIESRNLIVVCTLFYIGAINTS